A portion of the Acidobacteriaceae bacterium genome contains these proteins:
- a CDS encoding EF-hand domain-containing protein produces MKRAGTVGLLAAMAVMGAAQFAAAQGPGNRPRLVLKAMDTDGDGKLSATEIAASSKSLLTLDTNGDGQITSDELSSRPENAGASAEDLVKQLMAFDKNGDGVLTPDELPARMQSLFERADTNKDGKLTPDEIRAMARKQGMPTGRQSEPGKAEGMFRMDPLLNTLDANHDGVIEADEIAAAPKALLALDKNGDGEITPDEMKPRQMTSEERAKHMLEEWDTNQDGKLSKAEMPERMQAQFEKIDTNSDGFADLEELKVYFASMPAGGFGRPGGGEGGQHKDGGEEKH; encoded by the coding sequence GTGAAGCGTGCGGGAACAGTAGGTTTGCTGGCGGCGATGGCCGTTATGGGAGCGGCGCAGTTTGCGGCGGCACAAGGCCCGGGGAATCGGCCGCGACTGGTGCTGAAGGCCATGGATACCGATGGTGACGGCAAGCTTTCTGCCACTGAGATTGCGGCTTCGAGCAAGAGCCTGCTGACGCTGGATACGAACGGCGATGGACAGATTACGAGCGATGAGTTGAGCTCTCGCCCGGAGAACGCCGGGGCGTCTGCCGAGGACCTGGTGAAGCAGTTGATGGCGTTCGATAAGAACGGCGACGGTGTGTTGACTCCGGATGAGCTGCCGGCGCGTATGCAGAGCCTGTTTGAGCGCGCGGACACGAACAAGGACGGCAAGCTGACGCCGGATGAGATTCGCGCGATGGCCCGCAAGCAGGGTATGCCGACCGGACGCCAGTCTGAGCCAGGCAAGGCGGAGGGCATGTTCCGCATGGACCCGCTGCTGAACACGCTGGATGCGAATCACGATGGCGTAATCGAAGCCGACGAGATTGCTGCCGCGCCGAAGGCGTTGCTGGCACTGGACAAGAACGGCGATGGCGAGATCACTCCCGACGAGATGAAGCCGCGGCAGATGACCTCCGAAGAGCGTGCCAAGCACATGCTGGAAGAGTGGGACACGAACCAGGATGGCAAGCTGAGTAAGGCAGAGATGCCGGAGCGGATGCAGGCGCAGTTTGAGAAGATCGACACGAACAGCGATGGCTTTGCCGATCTGGAAGAGCTGAAGGTGTACTTCGCATCGATGCCTGCGGGCGGCTTTGGCCGGCCGGGTGGTGGTGAAGGTGGGCAGCACAAAGACGGTGGCGAGGAGAAGCACTAA